In one Vulgatibacter incomptus genomic region, the following are encoded:
- a CDS encoding DNA-3-methyladenine glycosylase I: protein MNATPGMADNVAAEPMGSGAIVCEDGLARPPWAATDPLLRSYYDTEWGMPVHGERELFERISLEVFQAGLSWATILRKRAAFRAAFRAFQPELVATFDETRVDELMRDPAIVRNRSKILATISNARATLALRVAGGLDAHIWSFMPPTTPAPRTVGEIPTSSAESTALAHALRARGFGFVGPTNMFALMEAIGMVDTHLVGSHRRGTSGLWPSSRSANGASRR, encoded by the coding sequence ATGAACGCGACGCCTGGAATGGCCGACAATGTTGCCGCCGAGCCGATGGGCTCCGGCGCGATCGTCTGCGAAGACGGTCTGGCGAGGCCGCCGTGGGCCGCGACCGATCCCTTGCTCCGGTCTTACTACGACACGGAGTGGGGGATGCCTGTCCACGGCGAGCGAGAGCTCTTCGAGCGGATCAGCCTCGAGGTCTTCCAGGCCGGCCTCTCCTGGGCGACGATCCTTCGAAAGCGCGCGGCGTTTCGCGCGGCCTTCCGGGCCTTCCAGCCGGAGCTCGTCGCCACGTTCGACGAAACGCGGGTGGATGAGCTCATGAGGGACCCGGCGATCGTCCGCAATCGGTCCAAGATCCTCGCGACCATTTCCAACGCTCGAGCGACCCTCGCCCTACGTGTAGCGGGTGGCCTCGACGCTCACATCTGGTCGTTCATGCCGCCCACGACTCCGGCCCCGCGCACCGTCGGCGAGATCCCCACCTCGTCGGCGGAGTCCACCGCGCTCGCCCATGCGCTCCGGGCTCGAGGATTCGGTTTCGTCGGTCCGACGAACATGTTCGCGCTCATGGAGGCGATCGGCATGGTCGACACGCATCTGGTCGGCAGCCATCGGCGAGGCACTTCGGGGCTCTGGCCCTCCAGTCGATCGGCGAACGGCGCCTCGCGCAGGTAG
- a CDS encoding YnfA family protein translates to MSAFSYPVTASLFVLTALAEIGGCFLAFMVLRQDRSAWLLFPALVCLSAFAWLLTFHPTAGRAYAAYGGVYVACAVVWLWLVEGQLPDRWDIAGAALTLAGAALIAFAPRAS, encoded by the coding sequence ATGAGCGCATTCTCCTACCCGGTCACCGCCAGCCTTTTTGTGCTCACGGCGCTTGCCGAGATCGGCGGCTGTTTTCTCGCCTTCATGGTCCTGCGGCAGGATCGGAGCGCATGGTTGCTGTTCCCGGCGCTGGTCTGCCTCTCCGCCTTCGCGTGGTTGCTGACCTTCCACCCGACCGCCGGACGAGCGTATGCGGCTTATGGCGGCGTCTATGTGGCCTGTGCGGTGGTGTGGCTCTGGCTCGTCGAAGGCCAGCTCCCCGACCGCTGGGACATCGCGGGAGCCGCTTTGACACTCGCGGGGGCCGCGCTCATCGCGTTCGCCCCGCGAGCGTCGTGA
- a CDS encoding winged helix-turn-helix transcriptional regulator, translated as MSPTHTSESCLAVREVLNRVGDKWSVLVVMLLGDGPRRFSDLKRAIEGISQRMLTLTLRGLERDGLVARTVFPTNPPRVDYSLTSLGHTLIEPVRALGAWADENRFEIQRAREDFDRRTTAELAPASSRSAVGEGA; from the coding sequence ATGTCACCAACGCACACCTCTGAGTCCTGTCTGGCCGTCCGCGAGGTTCTCAACCGGGTGGGCGACAAGTGGAGCGTCCTCGTCGTCATGCTCCTCGGCGACGGTCCCAGGCGCTTCAGCGACCTCAAACGCGCGATCGAGGGGATCTCACAGCGGATGCTGACGCTCACGCTGCGCGGCTTGGAGCGGGATGGCCTGGTGGCACGCACGGTCTTCCCAACGAATCCGCCGCGCGTGGACTACTCGCTGACGTCGCTGGGACACACGCTCATCGAGCCCGTGCGCGCGCTGGGCGCGTGGGCGGACGAGAATCGATTCGAGATCCAGCGTGCGCGCGAGGACTTCGATCGGAGGACCACGGCCGAGCTCGCTCCCGCCTCCTCCCGGTCGGCTGTAGGGGAGGGCGCATGA
- a CDS encoding DoxX family protein → MSIAAAAVAPTPSKAWGISLWIAQVLLAVMFGMAGLMKLATPMAELAEKMPGLPIGLVRFIGASEVAGALGMILPAITRIRPILTSVAGACLVIVMILAAGFHAMRGELPAVPMNFVLGALAAFVAWGRLRKAPIPPR, encoded by the coding sequence ATGTCCATTGCAGCAGCCGCCGTAGCCCCCACTCCCTCGAAGGCCTGGGGGATCTCTCTCTGGATCGCCCAGGTGCTCCTCGCCGTCATGTTCGGGATGGCAGGCCTGATGAAGCTCGCTACGCCCATGGCCGAGCTGGCAGAGAAGATGCCCGGGTTGCCGATCGGCCTCGTCCGCTTCATCGGCGCCTCGGAGGTTGCCGGGGCGCTCGGAATGATCCTGCCGGCCATCACCCGAATCCGCCCGATCCTCACCTCGGTCGCAGGGGCCTGCCTCGTGATCGTCATGATCCTCGCGGCGGGATTCCACGCGATGCGGGGCGAGCTCCCCGCGGTGCCGATGAACTTCGTTCTCGGGGCGCTCGCAGCGTTCGTTGCGTGGGGACGCCTCCGCAAGGCGCCGATCCCCCCGCGCTGA
- a CDS encoding DUF542 domain-containing protein — MLDSQKTVAQLVLDHSECAAVFQRHRIDYCCSGQATIATAAEEKRVDLHLLLSELGQAIEERADRAGTGTDPRTRSTKDLIGFVIARYHVPLRASLRFVQPLAMKVRRVHGDHNPLLVELDAVVTELAESLVEHMDVEEETLFPALLAEAPDVAVVARELQAMQADHLEVAGLLERMRAAAEDFRLPDWACNSYRTLFAELEKIEADLFEHVHLENHVLMPRFVAA, encoded by the coding sequence ATGCTCGACTCTCAGAAGACCGTCGCCCAGCTCGTTCTCGACCACTCCGAATGCGCCGCGGTGTTCCAGCGCCATCGCATCGACTACTGCTGCAGCGGACAGGCGACGATCGCCACAGCGGCGGAGGAGAAGCGGGTCGACCTCCACCTGCTCCTCTCCGAGCTCGGCCAGGCGATCGAAGAGCGCGCGGACCGCGCCGGGACCGGAACCGATCCGCGAACTCGCTCGACCAAGGATCTGATCGGATTCGTCATCGCCCGGTACCACGTCCCCCTCCGCGCGAGCCTGCGCTTCGTGCAGCCCCTCGCGATGAAGGTCCGCCGCGTGCACGGGGACCACAACCCGCTCCTCGTCGAGCTGGACGCTGTGGTCACGGAGCTGGCGGAGTCGCTCGTCGAGCACATGGACGTCGAGGAAGAGACCCTCTTCCCGGCGCTGCTCGCCGAGGCGCCAGACGTAGCCGTCGTCGCCCGCGAGCTCCAGGCGATGCAGGCGGACCACCTGGAGGTCGCCGGCCTCCTCGAGCGCATGCGGGCCGCCGCCGAGGACTTCCGGCTCCCTGACTGGGCGTGTAACAGCTACCGCACTCTCTTCGCCGAGCTAGAGAAGATCGAGGCGGATCTCTTCGAGCACGTTCACCTGGAGAACCACGTGCTCATGCCGCGCTTCGTCGCCGCCTGA
- a CDS encoding sigma-54 interaction domain-containing protein: MEHEHGSTCSICGLVPLARGLRRADRVIARSAAMQELLKRAARFAPSEAPVMVRGETGTGKEVIARTLHANGPRAGKPFVAVNVAALPAELLESELFGHGKGAFTGAAASRRGLFEEANEGTLFLDEIGEMALPLQAKLLRALQDGEVRRVGENRSFAVDARIVCATHRDLASRVAAGQFREDLYFRLKVLTLNVPPLRERPEDVLPLALQFLGEEKRPLTGFTEAAKARLLAHSWPGNVRELQNAVKHGAALAQGALVDRDDLPEDLESSDRTPSAARGQDDADALQAADGRGAVREGTTLDRGGPSEHELRSLAEVEREHILRVLDACGGSQAEAARVLGIARNTLWRKLRGFAETEAGGTQGARS; this comes from the coding sequence ATGGAACACGAACACGGGAGCACCTGCTCGATCTGCGGGCTCGTCCCCCTCGCCCGAGGCCTGCGCCGGGCGGACCGCGTGATCGCCCGGAGCGCGGCGATGCAGGAGCTCCTCAAGCGCGCGGCGCGATTCGCACCGAGCGAGGCGCCGGTGATGGTGCGGGGGGAGACGGGCACGGGGAAGGAGGTCATCGCCCGCACGCTTCACGCGAACGGCCCCAGAGCGGGCAAGCCCTTCGTCGCCGTGAACGTCGCGGCGCTCCCAGCGGAGCTCCTCGAGTCGGAGCTCTTCGGCCACGGCAAGGGGGCGTTCACGGGCGCGGCGGCCTCGCGGAGGGGGCTCTTCGAAGAGGCGAACGAAGGCACGCTCTTCCTCGACGAGATCGGCGAGATGGCGCTGCCGCTCCAGGCAAAGCTGCTGCGCGCGCTCCAGGACGGCGAGGTCCGCCGCGTCGGCGAGAACCGCTCGTTCGCGGTCGACGCGCGCATCGTCTGCGCCACGCACCGCGACCTCGCTTCGCGTGTCGCGGCTGGGCAGTTTCGCGAGGATCTCTACTTCCGGCTCAAGGTGCTCACCCTGAACGTCCCTCCCCTGCGCGAGCGGCCCGAGGACGTCCTCCCCCTCGCCCTGCAGTTCCTGGGCGAGGAAAAGCGCCCGCTAACGGGCTTCACGGAAGCCGCGAAGGCCCGGCTCCTCGCGCATTCCTGGCCGGGCAACGTCCGGGAGCTCCAGAACGCGGTGAAGCACGGTGCCGCGCTTGCGCAGGGCGCGCTCGTGGACCGCGACGATCTCCCCGAGGACCTCGAGTCCTCGGACCGGACACCCAGCGCAGCACGAGGGCAGGACGACGCGGACGCGCTCCAGGCAGCCGATGGGCGAGGGGCCGTTCGCGAGGGCACGACGCTGGATCGCGGCGGTCCGTCGGAGCACGAGCTGCGATCGCTTGCCGAGGTCGAGCGCGAGCACATCCTGCGGGTTCTCGACGCTTGCGGCGGCTCCCAGGCCGAGGCAGCGCGGGTGCTGGGGATCGCCAGGAACACACTCTGGAGAAAGCTGCGCGGCTTCGCCGAAACCGAGGCGGGCGGCACGCAAGGTGCACGGTCGTAG
- a CDS encoding hemerythrin domain-containing protein → MIVRIGGGREELADLVDLLLDCHARIRSFAALARIAGERADATHAEVVDACERVERYFGIALPLHVADEEESILPRLRGVSPEVDRALADMHAQHAAHQAGLHAMLSASAAVRQDPGDAAKRATLVAAAAPLEREFAEHLALEETVLFPAIRREWSADVQAEVVRELRARRA, encoded by the coding sequence ATGATCGTGCGAATCGGTGGAGGCCGCGAGGAGCTGGCCGATCTGGTCGACCTGCTGCTGGACTGCCACGCCCGGATCCGCAGTTTCGCCGCGCTCGCTCGGATCGCGGGCGAGCGGGCGGACGCAACCCACGCCGAGGTGGTGGACGCGTGCGAGCGGGTCGAGCGCTACTTCGGGATCGCCCTGCCCCTCCATGTCGCCGACGAGGAGGAGAGCATCCTCCCCCGCCTGCGCGGCGTCTCCCCGGAGGTGGACCGCGCACTCGCCGACATGCACGCGCAGCACGCGGCGCACCAGGCGGGCCTGCACGCCATGCTGTCGGCTTCGGCTGCCGTGCGGCAGGATCCGGGGGACGCCGCGAAGCGGGCCACGCTCGTCGCAGCCGCAGCGCCGCTGGAGCGCGAATTCGCCGAACACCTCGCGCTCGAGGAGACCGTGCTCTTCCCGGCGATCCGCCGCGAGTGGTCTGCCGACGTACAGGCCGAGGTGGTCCGGGAGCTGCGCGCACGCCGCGCGTAG
- a CDS encoding imm11 family protein, with protein MKFFRLQDDVYYLNRWYLGDVKDIDNWSLVAGTPQPDAPSDSEVEVYVAGEAMDFTSSEAYGVPIVSARMRNALGNPPGVRFLNARIEGQDESDRYFVLLIESTVECVDESHSEFEQFTVDDPVRPDKAGQFKAFFKLVLDKAKASASGRPIFRLARFDLAIIVNADVKRAIEEARVVGAEIEEV; from the coding sequence ATGAAATTCTTTCGGCTGCAGGACGACGTTTACTACCTGAACCGCTGGTACCTGGGGGACGTGAAAGACATCGACAACTGGTCGCTCGTAGCCGGCACGCCGCAGCCAGACGCGCCGTCAGATTCAGAAGTGGAAGTGTACGTCGCAGGAGAAGCGATGGACTTCACATCTTCGGAGGCCTACGGCGTACCGATCGTGAGCGCCAGAATGCGAAATGCGCTTGGGAATCCGCCGGGTGTCCGCTTTTTGAACGCGCGGATTGAGGGACAGGACGAAAGCGACAGGTATTTCGTCCTGTTGATCGAGTCGACGGTGGAGTGCGTCGACGAGTCCCACTCCGAATTCGAGCAGTTCACGGTCGATGATCCCGTTCGTCCCGACAAGGCAGGGCAATTCAAGGCGTTTTTCAAACTTGTCCTGGACAAGGCGAAGGCCAGCGCGTCGGGTCGACCCATATTTCGGCTAGCTCGTTTCGATTTGGCGATCATCGTCAACGCTGATGTGAAGAGGGCGATTGAGGAAGCGAGGGTCGTCGGTGCGGAGATAGAGGAGGTCTAA
- a CDS encoding IS3 family transposase (programmed frameshift), protein MGRTQYSEGFKAKMVEKLTGPHAMSATALARQSGIAQATLSRWLLDAGRLGVKMDDRDDKSTRQWTSEEKLQVLIETASLSDDELGSYLRQKGLHKAQLDEWRATAVASLGSAAARRSVGPDAKRVRELERELRRKEKALAETAALLVLKKKVQGDLGGRGRRHRREERKMILELLDEAVVSGARFERACEEIGLSARSVQRWRAGAEDDLRCGPLTAPRNKLSEAEQQRILALVTSPKFRDLSPAQIVPLLADEGIYVASEATIYRLLRREKLLKHRQASRPPMRRKRPEHVATGPNQVWVWDITYLRGPIRGMFFRLYTILDLWSRKVVGWAVHDVESEELAKELFVEACRRLDVNPNGMVFHADNGAAMKGSTLQATLQVLGVVPSFSRPRVSNDNAFAEAHFRTMKYRPDFPSRPFASLAVARAWVESFVAWYNATHLHSGIRFVTPAQRHAGQDLAILEKRAGVYAAARERWPERWSGSTRNWSRIQHVRLTPERTAAA, encoded by the exons ATGGGTCGGACTCAGTACTCCGAGGGGTTCAAGGCGAAGATGGTGGAGAAGCTTACGGGGCCGCACGCGATGTCGGCGACTGCGCTTGCAAGGCAGTCCGGGATTGCCCAGGCGACGCTCTCCCGTTGGCTGCTGGATGCGGGTAGGCTCGGCGTCAAGATGGACGACCGCGACGACAAGAGCACCCGCCAGTGGACCAGCGAGGAAAAGCTGCAGGTCCTGATCGAGACAGCGAGCTTGAGTGATGACGAGCTCGGCTCGTACCTCCGCCAGAAGGGACTGCACAAAGCCCAGCTCGATGAGTGGCGCGCAACTGCCGTCGCTAGCCTTGGGAGCGCAGCAGCGCGTCGTTCTGTTGGGCCTGATGCGAAGCGGGTTCGCGAGCTCGAGCGCGAGCTCAGGCGTAAGGAGAAGGCGCTCGCGGAGACCGCCGCGCTCCTCGTCCTCAAAAAAAAAGTGCAGG GAGATCTGGGGGGACGAGGACGACGACACAGACGGGAAGAGCGGAAGATGATCCTCGAGCTCCTCGACGAGGCTGTCGTCAGCGGCGCAAGATTCGAGAGAGCCTGCGAGGAGATTGGCTTGAGCGCTCGGTCGGTGCAGCGATGGCGCGCAGGAGCCGAGGACGATCTCCGATGTGGGCCGCTGACGGCGCCGCGAAACAAGCTCAGCGAGGCCGAGCAGCAGAGGATTCTCGCGCTCGTAACCTCGCCCAAGTTCCGGGATTTGTCGCCCGCGCAGATCGTTCCGCTCCTTGCGGATGAAGGCATCTACGTCGCTTCCGAGGCGACGATCTACCGCTTGCTCCGCAGGGAAAAGCTTCTGAAGCACCGGCAGGCGTCGCGGCCTCCGATGCGTCGCAAGCGGCCTGAGCATGTCGCCACCGGGCCGAACCAGGTCTGGGTTTGGGACATCACGTATCTGCGGGGACCGATTCGCGGCATGTTCTTTCGCCTCTACACGATCCTCGATCTCTGGAGTCGGAAGGTAGTTGGCTGGGCCGTGCACGACGTCGAGTCCGAGGAGCTTGCGAAGGAGCTCTTCGTCGAGGCCTGCCGGCGTTTGGACGTCAATCCGAACGGCATGGTGTTCCACGCCGACAACGGCGCGGCGATGAAAGGCTCGACCTTGCAGGCCACGCTTCAGGTGCTCGGCGTCGTCCCGTCGTTCAGCCGCCCCCGGGTGAGCAACGACAACGCGTTCGCGGAGGCGCACTTCCGCACGATGAAGTATCGGCCTGACTTCCCGTCGAGGCCGTTCGCCTCGCTCGCCGTGGCACGTGCCTGGGTCGAGAGTTTCGTCGCTTGGTACAACGCGACGCACCTCCACAGTGGAATCCGGTTTGTGACTCCCGCGCAGCGCCATGCCGGACAGGACCTCGCGATTCTCGAGAAGCGTGCTGGCGTCTATGCGGCTGCGCGCGAGCGATGGCCCGAACGCTGGAGCGGTTCTACGAGAAACTGGTCTCGCATTCAGCACGTAAGGCTCACGCCAGAGAGGACCGCGGCCGCATGA
- a CDS encoding RCC1 domain-containing protein has translation MDSFSSVSAGDDFSCGVRLDGKVVCWGYTFDTAPREPTADSFVSVSAGGRHTCALRTDGRVMCWGYNYYGQAPTEPSAELFTSVSAGFDHTCGLRVDGSVTCWGDNEWGQAPSSPAGGTFSSVSSGSRHSCGMRPDGRLICWGQIAYAGSAGPTVETFSSVSSGDMHTCGVRVDGRVRCWGYDQYGQAPTGSHLGIFTSVSAGDQQACALRDDSKILCWGGLSAYRAAPPGPSVDNFVSLSEGEGHGCGLRTDGKVICWGGNSSGEAPVEPSADSFVAVTAGRSFSCGLRSDERRVCWGWNGDGQAPPSPSDDLFVRVSAGSGHACGVRSDQKVVCWGDNVAGQAGECQHSCRLPGHAAAVLSGVSLTC, from the coding sequence GTGGATTCCTTCTCCAGCGTGAGTGCCGGCGACGACTTTTCTTGTGGAGTTCGGCTCGACGGAAAGGTGGTCTGCTGGGGCTACACCTTCGACACCGCCCCGAGGGAGCCGACCGCGGACTCGTTCGTGAGCGTGAGCGCTGGGGGTCGGCATACCTGCGCCCTTCGAACCGACGGAAGGGTCATGTGCTGGGGCTACAACTACTACGGACAGGCGCCCACCGAGCCGAGCGCGGAGCTCTTCACGAGCGTCAGCGCCGGCTTCGACCACACCTGCGGCCTGAGAGTGGACGGAAGCGTCACATGCTGGGGCGACAACGAATGGGGTCAAGCGCCGTCGTCGCCTGCCGGAGGGACGTTCTCCAGCGTGAGCTCCGGGTCCAGGCATTCCTGCGGAATGCGCCCGGACGGAAGGTTGATTTGCTGGGGCCAGATTGCCTATGCGGGGTCAGCCGGGCCGACCGTCGAGACGTTCTCGAGCGTGAGCTCTGGTGACATGCACACGTGCGGCGTGCGCGTGGACGGACGAGTACGTTGCTGGGGTTACGATCAGTACGGTCAGGCGCCAACTGGGTCGCATCTCGGGATATTCACGAGCGTGAGCGCGGGCGATCAGCAGGCCTGCGCTCTACGTGACGACAGCAAGATCCTCTGCTGGGGAGGGCTCAGTGCCTACCGTGCGGCGCCCCCTGGGCCGAGCGTCGACAACTTCGTGAGCTTGAGCGAAGGGGAGGGCCACGGCTGCGGCCTGCGCACCGACGGCAAGGTGATCTGCTGGGGGGGAAACTCTTCAGGGGAGGCCCCCGTCGAGCCCAGCGCCGATTCGTTCGTGGCCGTGACCGCCGGACGCAGTTTTTCGTGCGGTCTGCGCTCGGACGAAAGGAGGGTCTGCTGGGGTTGGAATGGAGACGGCCAGGCACCGCCCTCGCCCAGTGACGACCTCTTCGTAAGGGTGAGCGCGGGCAGCGGGCACGCCTGCGGCGTACGGTCGGACCAGAAGGTGGTTTGCTGGGGGGACAATGTCGCTGGCCAAGCCGGTGAGTGTCAACATAGTTGTCGCCTCCCCGGTCATGCGGCCGCGGTCCTCTCTGGCGTGAGCCTTACGTGCTGA
- a CDS encoding RCC1 domain-containing protein, translating into MDFDATTDERAPLLLRSASAVRRGAIALTAGIAIAVIAACSNPGNPGTGGDDPSPLRLAASQDLDDRVRLSWELPVGAAPRSIRVQRDGTELKALPGDSTSFDDLSAEPGSLEPPTGLAAEANDHAVSVSWQTPTSRAGREYAYSLVADYSAGGQAVSEPVRGRRSAPIVDELRLFRDGAELARIPATETAYVDMTAAAGSVQAPALSSLEALPEAIALAWTSSAPAAGAKHAYYLDAISAMGASRSEPLEAGRSAPTIIGWQLARDGETLASLEVSETSFLDRTASPGSLAAPLVQIEEREDSVVLSWLPSEVRPGRLHRYAIAALTTLGPSAWSPERSANREAPDVTAYRVLRDGVELGIVDTLFYRDEEAEPGELVPPSLIVDPREEAVGLSWAPPVATAGRAYRYEVVALSAVTSSASEPATAGRAAPRILGWKVFRDHERIAELGPDETSFDDEGATAGAIDAPTGLVASQGTQADSVTLQWNPAASRSGLAHLYRVVARSAFGETTPSDERSGARTAPAIAGYELQRDGRAWLAIGDVTTYDDTDAPKGSVVVPAPYPVPDRVRGFIELRLTANPSVTPPAPSQYRVRAVAASSVGSASAPVSGFRRVGTNVQIQWQRSAADADADYSDLPRAVLTTAIDLDPPTSGSRYYRASFVGEGAQGVTPAVRAMGNAFSVVSSGESHSCAVRLDGQVFCWGSNTYGQAPRQPSTATFTSVSAGARHSCGLRSDGKVICWGRNDWGRLPRRRAWIPSPA; encoded by the coding sequence ATGGATTTCGACGCGACCACCGACGAGCGCGCTCCACTTTTGCTTCGCTCGGCCAGCGCCGTGCGACGGGGAGCCATTGCCCTGACGGCGGGCATCGCCATCGCCGTCATCGCGGCCTGCAGCAACCCAGGAAACCCCGGAACGGGCGGCGACGACCCCTCGCCCCTTCGTCTGGCCGCGAGCCAGGATCTCGACGATCGGGTTCGGCTTTCTTGGGAACTCCCGGTTGGCGCCGCGCCGCGGAGCATTCGAGTGCAGCGCGACGGGACCGAGCTCAAGGCGCTCCCCGGCGATTCGACCTCTTTCGACGATCTCAGCGCGGAGCCCGGATCGCTCGAGCCGCCCACCGGTCTCGCGGCCGAAGCGAACGACCACGCCGTGAGCGTCTCGTGGCAAACGCCCACCTCACGAGCGGGACGCGAGTACGCCTATTCGCTCGTGGCGGACTACAGCGCCGGAGGCCAAGCGGTCTCCGAGCCGGTTCGAGGGCGAAGGTCGGCGCCCATTGTCGACGAGCTTCGCTTGTTCCGCGACGGCGCGGAGCTCGCACGGATCCCGGCGACCGAGACCGCTTACGTCGACATGACCGCCGCGGCGGGATCGGTGCAGGCGCCTGCCCTCTCCTCGCTCGAGGCTCTACCCGAAGCCATTGCGCTCGCCTGGACGTCCTCCGCGCCGGCCGCGGGGGCGAAGCACGCGTACTACCTCGACGCGATCAGCGCGATGGGCGCAAGCCGCTCCGAGCCACTGGAGGCGGGCCGAAGCGCACCGACGATCATCGGATGGCAACTCGCGCGGGACGGAGAGACCCTGGCGTCGCTCGAGGTCTCCGAGACCTCCTTCCTGGATCGAACCGCCTCGCCGGGAAGCCTTGCGGCCCCGCTTGTCCAGATCGAGGAGCGGGAAGACTCGGTCGTGCTCTCCTGGCTCCCATCCGAAGTCCGCCCGGGACGTTTGCATCGGTATGCCATCGCCGCCCTGACGACGCTCGGTCCCAGCGCATGGAGCCCGGAGCGGAGCGCGAATCGGGAAGCCCCGGACGTCACGGCCTACAGGGTCCTGCGGGACGGGGTAGAGCTCGGTATCGTCGACACTCTCTTCTATCGCGATGAAGAGGCGGAGCCGGGCGAGCTGGTGCCTCCGTCGCTGATCGTCGATCCGCGCGAAGAGGCGGTTGGCTTGAGCTGGGCGCCTCCCGTTGCAACGGCGGGCCGCGCGTATCGATACGAGGTGGTCGCTCTCTCCGCTGTGACGTCGAGCGCCTCGGAGCCGGCGACGGCGGGACGCGCCGCTCCGCGGATCCTCGGCTGGAAGGTCTTTAGGGACCACGAGCGCATCGCCGAGCTCGGCCCGGACGAGACCTCGTTCGACGACGAAGGCGCTACCGCTGGCGCGATCGATGCGCCCACCGGGCTCGTGGCGAGCCAGGGCACCCAGGCCGATTCGGTCACCCTCCAGTGGAATCCCGCTGCGTCCCGTTCGGGACTCGCGCACCTCTATCGTGTCGTCGCGCGCTCGGCCTTCGGCGAGACGACGCCGTCAGACGAGCGGTCGGGTGCTCGTACCGCGCCCGCGATCGCCGGCTACGAGCTGCAACGGGACGGAAGGGCATGGCTCGCGATCGGTGACGTGACTACGTACGATGACACCGACGCGCCGAAGGGGTCGGTCGTGGTGCCTGCGCCGTACCCGGTGCCGGATCGCGTCAGGGGCTTCATCGAACTGCGTCTCACCGCTAATCCGTCAGTGACTCCACCGGCTCCCAGCCAATATCGGGTTCGAGCGGTGGCGGCGTCGAGCGTCGGTTCCGCTTCTGCGCCGGTATCCGGGTTCCGTCGCGTCGGGACGAACGTCCAGATTCAGTGGCAGCGCTCGGCAGCCGACGCGGACGCCGACTATTCAGACCTGCCCCGCGCGGTTCTGACGACGGCGATCGATCTCGATCCGCCGACCTCCGGTAGCCGGTATTACCGCGCGTCGTTCGTCGGCGAAGGGGCGCAGGGGGTTACACCGGCGGTGCGAGCGATGGGGAACGCGTTCTCCGTCGTCAGCTCGGGCGAATCGCATAGCTGCGCCGTCCGATTGGATGGACAGGTGTTCTGCTGGGGATCGAATACGTACGGGCAGGCGCCCCGGCAGCCAAGCACGGCGACGTTCACGAGCGTGAGCGCGGGAGCCCGTCATTCCTGCGGTCTTCGCTCGGACGGCAAGGTGATCTGCTGGGGAAGGAACGACTGGGGCAGGCTCCCACGGCGCCGAGCGTGGATTCCTTCTCCAGCGTGA